Proteins encoded together in one Dermacentor variabilis isolate Ectoservices chromosome 2, ASM5094787v1, whole genome shotgun sequence window:
- the LOC142570721 gene encoding uncharacterized protein LOC142570721 gives MACEMEVATSMGDNMASAPSIGSLGGHTCIDVPGEDITPEEAEGWSSSGKRIKQIMAGKANGESAAITHQSRPKIRASFAKRVAASVTKAARMPTDMPKEDTKIVMRPRGGLNVARTEVSIIMSAVMTAARVTKEEGKADTICTNAQKNIIVVSTPDERRATLYSKVKALNIGGSTYEVSAYRTVPDGTVKGVIRGIAVDDSPEEIAENIVNPCNPQAVEAHRIGNTTTVIVLFAGQKVPNYVKYGSILVRCGFYRKHFDVCRQCGKVGNRRDVCPNPNTRVCFGCGIVNPSEDHKHECKPKCKICGGQHRTGERECKNKYKMPYVVEKRQWERKMTAMQQQPDPERFPPLRAPSAERPRGESRQRDSSRKRDNSKGGRSASRHRPSQSRERVAWADAVKANIADKRQPPAQNAAKKIQEENGVVKALRDENEMLKRRIAEQDATIKEINEKLTTLIGLQQQQQLLPKPAQERKQDEISADEPEVEVDPRATKEAGPAPNRRAIEGAKERKIMERIEKQDDRLDRLEATSKVTNERLTTLAQTVQQMTTNIQSTIQNMMAQMQAQLQTQIQAQIKGMEAQIIAKLQQSWTGQHVQQHPQHQ, from the coding sequence ATGGCGTGCGAAATGGAAGTGGCGACGTCAATGGGAGACAACATGGCGTCAGCACCGAGCATCGGCAGTCTCGGCGGGCACACGTGCATTGATGTTCCCGGAGAGGACATTACACCGGAAGAAGCCGAAGGCTGGTCGTCCTCCGGAAAGCGCATCAAGCAGATCATGGCTGGCAAGGCAAACGGTGAGTCCGCCGCCATTACTCACCAGTCTAGACCCAAGATTAGGGCCAGCTTTGCTAAGAGAGTTGCAGCCTCGGTAACGAAAGCGGCGAGGATGCCGACAGACATGCCGAAAGAAGACACCAAGATAGTCATGAGGCCACGTGGAGGTCTCAACGTAGCGAGAACTGAGGTTTCAATAATTATGTCGGCAGTCATGACGGCGGCTCGAGTAACGAAGGAAGAAGGCAAAGCAGACACCATCTGCACGAACGCGCAGAAAAACATCATCGTGGTCAGCACCCCGGACGAGCGGCGTGCCACGCTATACTCTAAGGTCAAAGCCCTTAACATAGGAGGCAGTACATACGAAGTCAGCGCTTACCGAACGGTGCCGGACGGCACGGTCAAGGGAGTCATCCGAGGCATAGCCGTAGACGACTCCCCGGAGGAGATAGCCGAAAACATCGTGAACCCGTGCAACCCCCAAGCGGTGGAGGCGCACAGAATCGGCAATACAACCACGGTGATAGTACTCTTCGCAGGACAGAAAGTACCGAACTACGTCAAGTATGGCTCGATATTAGTCAGGTGCGGGTTTTACCGCAAGCACTTTGACGTGTGCAGGCAATGCGGCAAGGTCGGAAATAGAAGAGACGTATGCCCGAATCCCAACACCAGAGTGTGCTTCGGCTGCGGAATCGTGAACCCCAGCGAGGATCACAAACACGAATGCAAGCCCAAGTGCAAGATCTGCGGGGGACAGCATCGAACGGGCGAGAGGGAATGCAAAAACAAGTACAAGATGCCGTACGTGGTCGAAAAACGGCAATGGGAACGCAAGATGACAGCCATGCAGCAACAACCGGATCCGGAAAGGTTTCCGCCGCTGCGAGCGCCGTCTGCCGAGAGACCCCGCGGGGAATCGAGGCAGCGCGACAGCAGCCGCAAGAGGGACAACAGCAAGGGAGGCAGGAGCGCCAGCCGCCACAGACCGTCGCAGTCGAGGGAGAGAGTCGCCTGGGCCGACGCAGTCAAGGCAAACATAGCAGATAAGAGACAACCACCAGCGCAAAACGCCGCGAAGAAGATCCAAGAAGAGAACGGGGTGGTAAAAGCCCTGAGAGACGAGAACGAGATGCTAAAGCGGAGAATCGCCGAACAGGACGCAACCATCAAGGAAATCAACGAGAAGCTAACGACATTAATTGggttgcagcaacagcagcagctgctgccgaAGCCCGCACAAGAGAGGAAACAAGATGAGATAAGCGCGGACGAACCAGAGGTCGAGGTGGACCCGAGAGCCACGAAAGAGGCGGGACCGGCTCCCAACAGGAGAGCCATAGAGGGCGCCAAGGAACGAAAGATAATGGAGAGAATCGAAAAACAGGACGACAGACTCGACCGTCTTGAGGCGACCAGCAAGGTAACCAACGAACGCCTCACTACGCTCGCGCAAACAGTTCAGCAGATGACAACGAACATACAGAGCACGATCCAGAACATGATGGCGCAGATGCAAGCACAGCTGCAGACGCAGATACAGGCACAAATAAAAGGCATGGAAGCACAGATAATCGCCAAACTGCAGCAATCATGGACGGGACAGCACGTACAGCAGCATCCACAGCACCAGTGA